The Hymenobacter sp. GOD-10R genome includes a window with the following:
- the rimP gene encoding ribosome maturation factor produces the protein MKFNPTQLTDMLQDSLTGLDLFMVSLSVSDSAVRPKVTVVLDGDQGVGIDECAQVSRRLARRIDEAYGEEASYTLEVTSPGADQPLTDPRQYVRHAGRTLSLKMADGTEKTGTLESSDANGIQIAEIVKEKNKKKTLPAAFVPFADIQEAKVVISFK, from the coding sequence ATGAAATTTAATCCCACCCAGCTTACTGATATGCTTCAGGACAGCCTCACTGGCCTGGATCTTTTTATGGTAAGCCTCTCGGTTTCTGACTCAGCTGTTCGGCCCAAGGTCACAGTAGTATTGGATGGCGACCAAGGCGTGGGTATTGATGAGTGCGCTCAAGTCAGTCGGCGTCTAGCCCGTCGTATTGATGAAGCCTACGGTGAAGAAGCTAGCTATACGCTAGAAGTTACTTCGCCTGGTGCTGATCAGCCCCTCACCGACCCACGGCAGTACGTACGCCACGCTGGCCGTACGCTCAGCCTAAAGATGGCCGATGGTACCGAGAAGACCGGCACGCTGGAGTCTTCCGACGCCAATGGTATCCAGATAGCGGAGATAGTAAAAGAAAAAAACAAGAAAAAGACCTTACCGGCAGCCTTCGTTCCGTTTGCGGACATCCAGGAAGCCAAAGTGGTTATTTCATTTAAATAA